The genomic region GGAGCGCGCGTCGGAAGACTCCACCGAACGCTGCTTCACCCGTGGCACGAAGTAGTAGAGTGCGCCGCTGTAGCAGGCCAGCCACAGCAGCAACGGAATCATCAGGCGCCAGTCGGCTTCGACGAACAGCACCAGGGCGCTGATCACATAGATCAGCACGTGCCACAGCGCATCGACCGCCTGCACGGCGGAGTCGCGCAACGAGTTGCCGGTTTGCATGATGCGCTGGGCGATGCGCCCGGCGAAGTCGTTCTGGAAGAAATTCAGGCTCTGGCGCAGCACGTAGCTGTGGTTCTGCCAGCGGATCAGGCTGGTCATGCCGGGGCTGATGGTCTGGTGCACCAGCAGGTCGTGCAGGGCGAAGAAGACCGGCCGCATGATCAGGGCGACCACCGCCATCCACAGCAGCTCACGGCCATGCTGCGAAAAGAATTCGGTATTGGGCGTGACCTGGGCCAGGTCGATGATCCGGCTCAGATAGCTGAATTGCGCCACTTCGATCAGCGCGGCGAACAGCCCGACGACCAGCAGCGCGGCGAAACTCGGCCAGACCTGGCGCAGGTAATACAGGTAGAAGGGCAGGACCTGGTTCGGCGGTGCGGCTGTGGGAGGTTCGCGAAAGATATCGATCAGTTGTTCGAAGCGACGATAGAGCATGGGGTCTGATGCCCGTCTGCCGGGCTCTCCTTGCAGGTGACGCAGTGCCGGCCGTGGGCATGAGGCCCCGGCCGGCGACCGCCGTTAGTCGATGCGCTTGGCCGACTTGATGAACACCGGGTCCGCCGGCACGTCCGACATCCCGCCTTTGCTGGTGGTCTGCGAGTTGACGATGATATCGACCACGTCCATGCCCTTGACCACCTTGCCGAACACCGCGTAGCCGGCATCGCGGCCCGGGTCGAGGAAGTCGTTGTCCTTGACGTTGATGAAGAACTGGCTGGTGGCCGAGTTCGGGTCCGAGGTGCGGGCCATGGCCAGGGTGCCACGCACGTTGTGCAGGCCGTTGCTGGCTTCGTTCCTGATCGGTTCCTTGGTCGGCTTCTGATTCATCTGCGCAGTGAAACCGCCGCCCTGAACCATGAAGCCTGGAATCACCCGGTGGAAGATCGTGTTGTTGTAGAAGCCGCTGTCGACGTAGGACAGGAAGTTCTTGGTACTGATCGGCGCCTTGACCGGGTCCAGTTCGATTTCGATGCTGCCGTTGGTGGTCTCCAGCAGCACGTGCGGGGCCTTGGCCGCCTCGGTGGCGGCCATCAGGTTGGCGGCGAACAGGACGGAGCCGGTGAACAGGGCAATTTTTTTCAGCATGGTTCAGTGATCCTGAGGGGTGGTTTCGACTGCGCTCAGAAAATCGAGCAGGGTCCGGTTGAAGACCGTGGGTTGGTCCAATGGGGTAGCGTGACGGGAGTCGGCGATAACCACCAGTCGCGCATCGGGAATAAGTTTGACATAGCTTTGCTTGAGTGAGACCGGCGTGTAGTCGTGGTCGGCACTGACGATCAGGGTTGGACAGGCAATCACCGACAGTCGTTCCTGCACCCCCCAGCCGACGATGGCGTCAAAGCTGGCGAGATAGGCGCGTTTGTCGTTCCTGGCCCAGCGTTCGGCCATCTTGCGGCGCAGGTCGGCCTGTTCCGGTTTGGGAAACAGCATGGCGCCCAGGGCCTTGCCGATGCTCTTCAGGCTCAGCAGACGTGCCAGGCTCCAACGCTTGGCCCACTGCCAGTAATCGCCGGGGCTGCGCACCTTGACCTCGGGCGCGCTGTTGACCACGCACAGGCTGCGCAGCAGTAGCGGCCGATCGACCGCCAGTTGGAAACCGATCATGCCCCCCATCGACAGGCCGACCAGGTGCGTCGGGCCCAATTGCAGGTGTTCGATCAGCGCGACGATATCGGCGGTGAAGCCGGCGATGCTGTAGCGCTCTCGCGGCTTGTCGGAGCGGCCATGGCCACGCAGGTCGACAACGATCAGCCGATAGTGCTCGGCCAGTACCGGCACCTGCAGTTCCCAGTCCTGGCCACTGGAGCCCAGACCGTGAACCAGTAATAGCGGGGTGCCCTGGCCATGCTCTTCATAATGCAGCCGGCAACCATCGTGTTTGAAATAGGCCATCGGTCAACGTCCTGTCAGGCTTGCAGCGGGGCGGCGAACGGCGCATCCAGCGGTGCGGTATCGAAGGTACGCAGCAGTTCGACGAGGATCTGCGTGGCCGGCCCCAGGGGTTTGTCCTTGTTCGAGTACAGGTAGAACGTCGGGTGGCGGCTGCCGCCCTGGTCCAAGGGGAGTTGCTTGAGCAGGCCTTCGCGGATTTCCCGTTCGATCAGGTGGCGCGGCAGCCAGGCGAAGCCCAGGCCATTGCCGACGAAGCTGGCGGCGGTGGCCAGGCTGCCGACGGTCCAGCGCTGCTCGGCGCCGAGCCAGCCGACATCCCGTGGCTGCTGGCGGCCGGAGTCGCGGATCACCACTTGCAGTTGGCTTTCCAGGTCCTGGAAGGTCAATTGCCGTTGCAGGCGATGCAGGGCATGTTCCGGGTGGGCGACGGCGACGAATTCCACCGCACTCATTTCGGTACCCAGGTAGCCGGGGATATTGAAGCCGCTGATGGCCAGGTCGGCAATGCCTTCTAGCAGCACCTCCTCGACCCCGGACAGCACCTCTTCGCGCAGCCGCACCCGGCAACCACGGCTCTGCGGCATGAACGCGGTCAGGGCACGTACCAGCCGGGCGTTGGGGTAGGCAGCGTCGACCACCAGGCGCACCTCGGCCTCCCAACCCTGCTCCATGTGGTGGGCCAGGTCTTCGAGCTGGCTGGCCTGCTTCACCAGTTGCCGCGAGCGCCGCAACAGCACCTCGCCGGCTTCGGTGAGCACCGCTTTGCGCCCGTCGATGCGCAACAGCGGCACGCCGAGCTGATCCTGCATGCGGGCCACGGTATAGCTGACGGATGACTGCGAGCGATGCAGGGCTTCGGCCGCCTGGGCGAAGCCACCGTGATCGACCACGGCCTGCAGCGTTCGCCATTGATCGAGGGTCACGCGGGGCGCTTTCAAGTTGGGTTCCTCTTGTCCTAAGCTGACGGTCCCTATTGGAGACCGCCGAATGAGAAAGTTCTGTTGTGTGTTGCTCGCCCTGTTGCCGCTCAGCGCCTTTGCCTATCCGATCGATGTCGAGAAACAGCTCAACGGTCTGAGCATCGACTACACGGCCCATGACACCGACCAGGACATCGGCTCCATTCAACTGAGCAACTACGGCAAGACCGACGCGCTGTGCAAGGTGGTGTTCATCAACGGCCCCGAAGCGCCACGGACCCGCCAGGTGGAAGTGTCCGCCGGGAAAACCGTGAACGTCACGGCCAAGTTCAACCGCCAGATCATCCGGCTGCGGATGAACCTGAGCTGCACGGCGAAATGAAGCCACAGGTGCATTAACGTCAGCATGCGCTATCTATGAACAAATTTGTAGATAGGTTGTAGCAGATTTTTCCGCTTTTTAATCGATATAGTCCTGTTTAATCTCTGCTCCATCGACTTAACGCCTTTACCGATGGAGCACTTCCCATGTCCCGCGTACTGATCATCGAAAGCAGCGCCCGCCAGCAGGATTCGATTTCCCGCCAACTGACCCAGCAATTCATCAGCCAGTGGAAAGCCGCGCACCCCGCTGACGAAATCACCGTGCGTGACCTGGCGAAGAGCCCGGTGCCCCACCTGGACATCAACCTGCTGGGCGGCTGGATTAAGCCGCAAGAACAGCGCAGCGAGATCGAACAGGCGTCCCTGGAACGTTCCAATGAACTGACCGACGAGTTGCTGGCTGCGGATGTGCTGGTACTGGCCGCGCCGATGTACAACTTCGCCATCCCCAGCACGCTCAAGGCCTGGCTGGACCACGTATTGCGTGCCGGCGTGACCTTCAAGTACACCGACACCGGCCCGCAGGGTCTGCTGACCGGCAAGCAAGCCTACGTCCTGACCGCCCGTGGCGGGCTGTATGCCGGTGGCACCCAGGATCACCAGGAACCCTACCTGCGCCAGGTGCTGGCCTTCATCGGCATCCATGACGTGAACTTCATCCATGCCGAAGGCCTGAACATGGGCGGTGACTTCCATGAGAAGGGTCTGAACCAGGCCAAAGCCCGCCTGGCCCAGATTGCCTGAGGTCTTAATCTTCAGCTAATCGCGAAGTGATCAACTGTTTGCAAGTTACTCAAACAGCCCCTTCATGTTGTTTGCGCATCGAACCTCCCTTTGCACTCGTTGCTCCTGAGTGCATGCAACCCGATCCGGCCCTTGCGCCCGATCGGGTTTTTTTTCGTCCCGGATTCCTTGTGCGGCAGAAAGCCGTTAAGGTCGCCGCCATTCTTTTTATGCAAAATTCCTGATTCCCCCTGGGTTGACACCACTCCTACAGAAGTAGTGTTTGGCCACAACATCTACGAGGCCTTATGGGTTACCTGCTTTTCGTTACGCTGATCCAGGCGTTTTCCTTCAGCCTGATTGGCGAGTATCTGGCCGGTCACGTCGACAGCTACTTTGCCGTGCTGGTGCGGGTGTTGCTGGCCGGGCTGGTCTTTATCCCGCTGACCCGCTGGCGTCAGGTGGAACCGGCGTTCATGCGCGGCATGCTACTGATCGGCGCCTTGCAGTTTGGCGTGACTTACGTCTGCCTTTACCTGAGCTTCCGGGTATTGACGGTGCCGGAAGTGCTGCTGTTCACGATTCTTACGCCGTTGCACGTGACCCTGATCGAAGACGCCCTGAACCGGCGCTTCAATTCCTGGGCCCTGGTCGCGGCGCTGGTCGCGATCGGTGGTGCGGCGGTGATCCGCTACGACCGGATCAACCCGGACTTCTTCATGGGGTTTTTGCTGCTGCAGCTGGCCAACTTCACCTATGCCGCCGGCCAGGTGCTCTACAAACACCTGGTGGCGCGCCACCCCAGCGACCTGCCGCATTACCGGCGTTTCGGCTATTTCTACCTGGGCGCACTGGCGGTGGCGTTGCCGGCTTTCCTGCTGTTCGGCAAGGCCAACTACCTGCCGGAAGCTCCGTTGCAGTGGGGCGTACTGGTGTTCCTCGGACTGGTCAGCACCGCGTTGGGCCTGTACTGGTGGAACAAGGGGGCGTGCCTGGTCAACGGTGGCACCCTGGCGGTGATGAACAACTTGCACGTCCCGGTGGGGCTGCTGATCAACCTGCTGATCTGGAATCAGCACGAAGACCTGGGACGGCTGTTCCTGGGCGGCGGGGTGATTCTCGCGGCAGTGTGGATCAGTCGCTTCGGTGTTCGTCGTCTCTGAAACGGTGACAAGCGGGCTCGACAGCCGGGGAGCGTGACGACGGCCCCGCTGCCCCGGCTGAACGTCCCCGCCCGATCAGTTACCTATGGCCTGGTTATGGCCTGGTAGGTACTGGTGCCATCCACACAGCGCAGGATATTCAGCGGGTTGGCGTCTTTCAATGCATCGGGAAGCAGGCTGTCCGGATAGTTCTGGTAGCAGATCGGCCGCAGGAAACGGTTGATCGCAAGCGTTCCCACAGACGAGCCGCGAGCATCCGAAGTGGCCGGGTAGGGGCCGCCATGAACCATGGCGTCGCACACTTCCACACCGGTTGGGTAGCCATTGAGCAACAGGCGGCCGGCCTTCATCTCCAGCAGCGGAATCAGTTCGGCAAATTCATCCAGATCCGCAGCGTCGGCGATCAATGTCGCGGTCAGTTGGCCCTGCAAACCTTGCAGGGCCTGTTCCAGTTGCTGCCGGTCGTTCACCGCGACGACGATAACGACGGGTCCAAAGACCTCGTGTTGAAGCAGTTCGTCATGGTTGATCAGTAGCTCGACATCGGCTTCGAACAGCTGTGGATGAGCCTGGCCACCCTCTTGAGGATGCCCCGCGCGGTGGTGGATATGCGGATGATCGTGCAAGTGGACAAGACCATCAGCGTAATTGCAGAGCCCGCCGGCGTTGAGCATTGTCTGTGTCGGCTGGGCGTTGATCAGTTGCGTGAGTTCTTTCAGGAACCCATCGAACTCGGGGGAACGGAGGGCGATCACCAGTCCCGGCTTGGTGCAGAATTGCCCGGCACCCTGGGTGACGGATGCACCCAGTTCGGCTGCCACCTTGCTACCGCGGGCTTTAAGCGCCTCTGGCAGCAGCAGTACCGGGTTGACGCTGGACATTTCGGCGAACACCGGAATAGGTTCGGGTCGCGCCGCCGCCATATCACACAGTGCCCGACCACCTTTGAGCGAGCCGGTGAAGCCCACCGCCTTGATGGCCGGATGCTGCACCAGCCAGGCACCGACGGTGCCTCCGTAAATCATGTTGAAGACGCCGACCGGCATGTGCGTCTGTTCGGCAGCACGGAGGATGGCCAGGGCAACCCATTCAGCGGTGGCCATGTGGCCGGGGTGTGCCTTGAACACCACCGGGCAACCCGCCGCCAGCGCGGCAGCGGTATCTCCGCCGGCAGTGGAGAAGGCCAGCGGGAAATTACTGGCGCCGAAGACCGCGACCGGGCCGATGCCGATATGGTATTGACGCAGGTCGGGACGAGGCAGAGGCTGGCGATCGGGCAGGGCGCGGTCGATGCGTGCGCCGAAGAAATCACCGCGTCTGAGCACCTTGGCGAACAATCTCATCTGGCCGCTGGTACGGGCGCGTTCACCTTGAATTCGCGCCACGGGCAGTGCTGTTTCGCGGCAGACCGTGGTGATGAACGCTTCTCCCAACGCGTCGAGTTCATCGGCAATGGCGTCAAGAAAGTCGGCGCGTCGACTCGCCGCAAGGGTGCGGTAAGGCTGGTAAGCGCTGGCCGCGGCCCGAGCGGCCGCGTCCACTTCCTCCTGTGTAGCCTCGA from Pseudomonas asplenii harbors:
- a CDS encoding aldehyde dehydrogenase (NADP(+)), translating into MNARTGHNFINGARSAKGHSRLHSFDAHTGEELPGFFIEATQEEVDAAARAAASAYQPYRTLAASRRADFLDAIADELDALGEAFITTVCRETALPVARIQGERARTSGQMRLFAKVLRRGDFFGARIDRALPDRQPLPRPDLRQYHIGIGPVAVFGASNFPLAFSTAGGDTAAALAAGCPVVFKAHPGHMATAEWVALAILRAAEQTHMPVGVFNMIYGGTVGAWLVQHPAIKAVGFTGSLKGGRALCDMAAARPEPIPVFAEMSSVNPVLLLPEALKARGSKVAAELGASVTQGAGQFCTKPGLVIALRSPEFDGFLKELTQLINAQPTQTMLNAGGLCNYADGLVHLHDHPHIHHRAGHPQEGGQAHPQLFEADVELLINHDELLQHEVFGPVVIVVAVNDRQQLEQALQGLQGQLTATLIADAADLDEFAELIPLLEMKAGRLLLNGYPTGVEVCDAMVHGGPYPATSDARGSSVGTLAINRFLRPICYQNYPDSLLPDALKDANPLNILRCVDGTSTYQAITRP
- a CDS encoding LysR family transcriptional regulator, which gives rise to MKAPRVTLDQWRTLQAVVDHGGFAQAAEALHRSQSSVSYTVARMQDQLGVPLLRIDGRKAVLTEAGEVLLRRSRQLVKQASQLEDLAHHMEQGWEAEVRLVVDAAYPNARLVRALTAFMPQSRGCRVRLREEVLSGVEEVLLEGIADLAISGFNIPGYLGTEMSAVEFVAVAHPEHALHRLQRQLTFQDLESQLQVVIRDSGRQQPRDVGWLGAEQRWTVGSLATAASFVGNGLGFAWLPRHLIEREIREGLLKQLPLDQGGSRHPTFYLYSNKDKPLGPATQILVELLRTFDTAPLDAPFAAPLQA
- a CDS encoding peptidylprolyl isomerase A encodes the protein MLKKIALFTGSVLFAANLMAATEAAKAPHVLLETTNGSIEIELDPVKAPISTKNFLSYVDSGFYNNTIFHRVIPGFMVQGGGFTAQMNQKPTKEPIRNEASNGLHNVRGTLAMARTSDPNSATSQFFINVKDNDFLDPGRDAGYAVFGKVVKGMDVVDIIVNSQTTSKGGMSDVPADPVFIKSAKRID
- a CDS encoding FMN-dependent NADH-azoreductase → MSRVLIIESSARQQDSISRQLTQQFISQWKAAHPADEITVRDLAKSPVPHLDINLLGGWIKPQEQRSEIEQASLERSNELTDELLAADVLVLAAPMYNFAIPSTLKAWLDHVLRAGVTFKYTDTGPQGLLTGKQAYVLTARGGLYAGGTQDHQEPYLRQVLAFIGIHDVNFIHAEGLNMGGDFHEKGLNQAKARLAQIA
- a CDS encoding alpha/beta fold hydrolase codes for the protein MAYFKHDGCRLHYEEHGQGTPLLLVHGLGSSGQDWELQVPVLAEHYRLIVVDLRGHGRSDKPRERYSIAGFTADIVALIEHLQLGPTHLVGLSMGGMIGFQLAVDRPLLLRSLCVVNSAPEVKVRSPGDYWQWAKRWSLARLLSLKSIGKALGAMLFPKPEQADLRRKMAERWARNDKRAYLASFDAIVGWGVQERLSVIACPTLIVSADHDYTPVSLKQSYVKLIPDARLVVIADSRHATPLDQPTVFNRTLLDFLSAVETTPQDH
- a CDS encoding carboxylate/amino acid/amine transporter — protein: MGYLLFVTLIQAFSFSLIGEYLAGHVDSYFAVLVRVLLAGLVFIPLTRWRQVEPAFMRGMLLIGALQFGVTYVCLYLSFRVLTVPEVLLFTILTPLHVTLIEDALNRRFNSWALVAALVAIGGAAVIRYDRINPDFFMGFLLLQLANFTYAAGQVLYKHLVARHPSDLPHYRRFGYFYLGALAVALPAFLLFGKANYLPEAPLQWGVLVFLGLVSTALGLYWWNKGACLVNGGTLAVMNNLHVPVGLLINLLIWNQHEDLGRLFLGGGVILAAVWISRFGVRRL